The proteins below come from a single Arthrobacter sp. B1I2 genomic window:
- a CDS encoding ammonium transporter codes for MDSGNVAWILASSALVCMMIPALALFYGGMVGSRRILNMMMMCFGGASLVAVLWALFGYSMAFGNSVGGLGLIGDVTEFPGMGQLLAKDDSASIPVILFAAFQLFFACVTTALVAGAAAGRMKFGAWMLFAGIWATIVYFPIAHWVFAFNSADGSTMGGWIANGIKAIDFAGGTAVHMNAGAAALALALVLGKSSGWPKVEHAKPHSRPLVLVGAGLLWVGWFGFNAGSALSAGQSASVVFLNTAVAASAGLLAWALVERVRHGAATSMGAASGLISALVAITPACGAVSPLGAVAIGAIAGAVCSLAIELKFRLGFDDSLDVVGVHLVGGILGTLLIGLFATDAAPNGVSGLFYGGGFELLGVQAIATVSVLAYSFGITWILAKVLDKTIGLRIKPEDELRGIDLAAHSELAYLTDEDPVELGSPQRV; via the coding sequence ATGGATTCGGGAAATGTCGCTTGGATTTTGGCCAGCTCAGCGCTGGTGTGCATGATGATCCCCGCCCTGGCCCTGTTTTACGGGGGCATGGTGGGGTCGCGCCGCATCCTCAACATGATGATGATGTGCTTCGGCGGCGCCAGCCTGGTGGCCGTCCTTTGGGCACTGTTCGGGTACTCCATGGCTTTCGGCAACTCGGTGGGCGGCCTCGGGCTGATCGGTGACGTCACCGAATTCCCCGGCATGGGCCAGCTGCTGGCCAAGGATGACTCGGCGTCCATCCCGGTGATCCTGTTTGCCGCATTCCAGCTGTTCTTCGCCTGCGTCACCACGGCACTGGTTGCCGGGGCTGCTGCGGGGCGCATGAAGTTCGGCGCCTGGATGCTGTTCGCCGGCATCTGGGCCACGATCGTGTACTTCCCCATCGCGCACTGGGTGTTCGCCTTCAACTCCGCGGACGGCAGCACGATGGGTGGCTGGATCGCCAACGGCATCAAGGCCATCGACTTTGCCGGCGGTACCGCGGTCCACATGAATGCCGGCGCCGCAGCGCTGGCCCTGGCACTGGTCCTCGGCAAGAGCTCCGGCTGGCCCAAGGTGGAACACGCCAAGCCGCACAGCCGGCCGCTGGTGCTGGTGGGTGCCGGCCTGCTCTGGGTTGGCTGGTTCGGCTTCAACGCCGGTTCCGCGCTCTCCGCCGGCCAGTCGGCGTCGGTGGTCTTCCTTAACACGGCAGTCGCCGCGTCCGCCGGCCTGCTTGCCTGGGCCCTCGTGGAGCGGGTCCGCCACGGCGCAGCCACCAGCATGGGCGCCGCATCCGGCCTGATCTCCGCGCTGGTGGCCATCACTCCGGCCTGTGGTGCGGTCAGCCCGCTCGGTGCCGTGGCCATCGGCGCGATTGCCGGGGCCGTCTGCTCACTGGCCATCGAACTCAAATTCCGGCTCGGTTTCGACGATTCCCTGGACGTCGTGGGCGTACACCTGGTGGGCGGCATCCTGGGGACCCTGCTGATCGGCCTCTTCGCCACCGACGCCGCCCCCAACGGGGTCAGCGGCCTGTTCTACGGCGGCGGGTTCGAGTTGCTGGGCGTCCAGGCGATCGCCACCGTCAGTGTGCTGGCCTACTCCTTCGGGATTACCTGGATCCTGGCCAAGGTCCTGGACAAGACCATCGGCCTGCGCATCAAGCCCGAGGACGAACTGCGCGGCATCGACCTCGCAGCGCACTCCGAGCTGGCGTACCTGACGGACGAGGACCCGGTGGAACTCGGTTCCCCGCAGCGGGTCTAA
- a CDS encoding glycoside hydrolase → MPQQHQTDETPATIPPLRPDAFRMPYRDPVWDGPTDPVLVADHLKGEWVLLYTQRRATAPGLAGVEWVHGTGIGAARSSDGGATWRYQGTVEGLTPPGTELPATLWAPDVVRIGDQWIMYLTVLGGRRTDWTGQADIVQFASQDLANWEYLGRIDLDSPRVIDAAVARCGDGRYRLWYKDEARGSNTYSAVSDTPGDPSSWTLEGVAIAGRPHEGPKVFRLGGSYWMIVDEWRGQGIYRSGDATGGWVRQEHLGGLVLMAPETVDGRAVVGRHADVVPLPDGTSGETSDGGTQRALLVYFTHPYWGGEDIDTMAPDPRIRLSHVRAAVLEVRDGNLVCIEH, encoded by the coding sequence GTGCCGCAGCAGCATCAAACCGATGAAACACCAGCAACCATTCCTCCCCTGCGCCCCGACGCCTTCCGGATGCCGTACCGGGACCCCGTCTGGGACGGCCCCACGGATCCGGTCCTCGTCGCCGACCACCTCAAGGGCGAGTGGGTCCTCTTGTACACCCAGCGCCGCGCCACCGCGCCGGGACTGGCGGGGGTTGAATGGGTGCACGGGACCGGCATCGGCGCAGCGAGGTCTTCCGACGGCGGCGCCACCTGGCGCTACCAGGGCACCGTGGAGGGTCTCACCCCGCCGGGAACGGAACTGCCGGCAACCCTGTGGGCGCCCGACGTCGTACGCATTGGGGACCAGTGGATCATGTACCTTACGGTCCTGGGCGGCCGGCGGACCGACTGGACCGGACAGGCTGACATCGTCCAGTTTGCCAGCCAGGACCTGGCGAACTGGGAGTACCTGGGCCGCATCGACCTGGACTCACCGCGCGTGATCGACGCCGCGGTCGCCCGGTGCGGGGACGGCCGGTACCGGCTCTGGTACAAGGACGAGGCCCGCGGTTCCAACACGTACAGCGCGGTCAGCGACACACCTGGCGACCCGTCGTCGTGGACGCTGGAGGGTGTCGCGATTGCGGGGAGGCCCCATGAAGGACCCAAGGTGTTCCGGCTCGGCGGCAGCTACTGGATGATCGTGGACGAGTGGCGCGGCCAGGGCATCTACCGCTCCGGGGACGCAACCGGCGGCTGGGTCCGGCAGGAGCACCTTGGCGGCCTGGTCCTCATGGCGCCGGAGACCGTGGACGGAAGGGCCGTCGTCGGGCGCCATGCGGACGTGGTGCCCCTTCCGGACGGGACGTCCGGGGAAACGTCCGACGGCGGCACGCAGCGTGCGCTGTTGGTGTACTTCACGCATCCCTACTGGGGCGGCGAGGACATCGACACGATGGCGCCGGACCCGCGCATCCGGCTCAGCCACGTCCGGGCGGCTGTGCTGGAAGTGCGCGACGGAAACCTGGTGTGCATCGAGCATTAG
- a CDS encoding protein tyrosine phosphatase → MSVFTVLATSKVAAGVLAAGTLAVGGTGAAAVSGVLPTQAQQTAHELFGAPAPTLAAEAAADAQATPAPTATEAVTDALKTADADASASASGAAAASDEKVTADATASAAANTAVDAAGPAALGLCTAYTHGGLDASSKAFSSLSIAAQGEANIDGYCTDVVAKADAAAKAGTESKGSASVEVEKPEVPSAPAVPAVPAVPGVDGATTVPAVPAVPAAGGNTVHAPSVSAR, encoded by the coding sequence ATGTCTGTGTTCACCGTTCTCGCCACCAGCAAAGTTGCCGCCGGAGTCCTGGCTGCCGGAACCCTGGCAGTGGGAGGAACCGGCGCCGCTGCCGTCTCGGGCGTCCTCCCCACCCAGGCCCAGCAAACCGCCCACGAGCTTTTTGGCGCACCCGCCCCCACGCTCGCAGCCGAAGCGGCGGCTGATGCCCAGGCCACCCCGGCTCCCACGGCCACCGAAGCTGTGACCGACGCACTGAAGACTGCCGACGCCGATGCCTCCGCCAGCGCTTCCGGTGCCGCTGCTGCCTCCGACGAGAAGGTTACCGCTGACGCAACCGCTTCTGCAGCAGCCAACACTGCCGTTGACGCCGCCGGCCCCGCAGCCCTGGGCCTCTGCACCGCCTACACCCACGGCGGACTGGACGCTTCCTCCAAGGCGTTCTCCTCGCTGTCCATCGCAGCTCAGGGTGAGGCGAACATCGACGGCTACTGCACCGACGTCGTGGCCAAGGCCGACGCCGCAGCCAAGGCCGGCACCGAGTCCAAGGGTTCCGCTTCCGTCGAGGTTGAAAAGCCTGAGGTTCCGTCCGCTCCCGCCGTTCCCGCAGTTCCGGCCGTCCCGGGCGTCGACGGCGCGACCACCGTTCCCGCCGTTCCTGCCGTTCCTGCCGCTGGCGGCAACACCGTTCACGCGCCGTCAGTTTCGGCCCGCTAA